A genomic stretch from Cardiocondyla obscurior isolate alpha-2009 linkage group LG10, Cobs3.1, whole genome shotgun sequence includes:
- the Wcy gene encoding WW domain-containing adapter protein with coiled-coil isoform X2 — protein sequence MVMHARKPQRISDGYFEKHQAHPYQNAKYSSSKGGYSSSTTSSDSRYEGRMRDSPNGNSYSPAGSLGMGMGTDRDSPRNYTSKPLYKKERENRDYKLSSSRDKYSDCARSLKDKRSRESRDSEHRTNHDRSSGEILHPLKLSSNSSRESSSQRKPSHNSCQDKRGDERGGATERTARFGDWSEHMSSSGKKYYYNCKTEVSQWEKPREWINRTDNRQRQSSDYSSRSSHDKHSNSRSNSSSSMRDGKSSRQSDKREYWSLCSASGGSSRDDVSAREREREKERERERERERERERERDRERERERERERERERERERERERERERERESRECREEVSVERQTQDMDISPGDSTPTSEPLTSSCAHDPLPQGPVLLAAALPRLTSHPSSTTPQATGKLSSPTQQQGSSNAPGPPVSLANLPRLLSQITGNKEQPDITPQKALQTIQTAILLSRQQSVSGDRTNTGSDVMAPLKVDTSGNITSEGPPTPTHSETQDCIDARKLTSPGGTNSGVQGLSSLQSLSTLGSLGNLSNTGGLQALSRVQPPLTPSLTPSLANHYREDLTQHVRAFPADILEKQAQKLSEEAHTMGSLQCTRVSAELKTARSIVRLTEIQATLQEQRILFLRQQIQTLEELKSQNSFMSDDS from the exons ATGGTAATGCATGCGAGGAAACCGCAAAGGATCAGCGATGG GTACTTCGAAAAGCACCAGGCCCATCCCTATCAG AACGCGAAATACAGCAGTTCTAAGGGTGGCTATTCCTCCTCGACTACGTCATCGGACAGTCGCTACGAGGGACGTATGCGCGACTCTCCAAATGGTAACTCTTACAGTCCAGCGGGCAGCTTGGGAATGGGCATGGGGACGGACCGGGACAGCCCTCGGAATTACACATCCAAGCCTCTTTacaagaaggagagagaaaatagaGACTATAAACTATCCTCCTCTAGAGACAAGTATTCTG ATTGTGCACGATCCCTAAAAGACAAGAGAAGCCGTGAGAGCAGGGATTCAGAACACAGGACCAACCACGATAGGAGTAGTGGGGAG ATCTTACATCCCTTAAAATTATCATCAAATTCATCAAGAGAATCTTCATCCCAGAGAAAACCATCACATAATTCCTGTCAG GATAAACGTGGGGATGAACGAGGAGGAGCAACAGAACGAACAGCCAGATTTGGCGACTGGTCAGAACACATGAGTTCGTCAGGAAAGAAGTATTACTATAATTGTAAAACGGAAGTTTCTCAATGGGAAAAACCACGGGAGTGGATCAATCGGACAGATAATCGTCAACGCCAATCTAGTGACTATTCCTCTAGGTCAA GTCATGATAAACATTCCAACTCGCGATCAAATAGCAGTAGCAGCATGCGAGATGGTAAATCATCGCGACAGTCTGACAAACGAGAATACTGGAGTTTATGTAGTGCGAGCGGTGGCAGTAGCAGAGATGATGTTTCAGCaagggaaagagagcgggaaaaggaacgggaaagagaacgagaacgggaaagagaacgagagcgagaacgagaccgagaacgcgaacgcgaacgtgAACGTGAGCGCGAGCGTGAACGTGAACGAGAACGtgaaagagaacgagaacgagaacgGGAAAGAGAATCTAGAGAATGTAGAGAAGAAGTTAGCGTAGAACGCCAAACTCAAGATATGGATATCTCGCCAGGCGATTCTACACCAACTTCAGAACCTTTGACATCGTCCTGCGCTCACGATCCACTGCCACAGGGTCCTGTTCTTCTGGCCGCTG CGTTACCTCGATTAACATCACATCCATCGTCAACAACACCACAGGCAACAGGAAAACTTAGTTCGCCCACGCAACAACAGGGAAGCAGTAACGCTCCGGGTCCACCGGTGTCACTGGCAAATCTCCCAAGATTACTGTCACAAATTACGGGCAACAAGGAACAACCTGACATCACGCCACAGAAGGCATTACAAACAATTCAAACAGCTATTTTGTTATCCCGACAA CAGTCTGTTAGTGGGGATCGAACTAATACCGGAAGTGATGTGATGGCTCCATTAAAAGTTGATACAAGTGGCAATATTACCAGCGAGGGTCCACCTACTCCGACACATTCAGAAACCCAGGATTGTATCGACGCGCGAAAAT TGACGAGTCCTGGCGGGACGAATTCTGGAGTTCAAGGTTTAAGCTCCTTACAAAGTCTCAGTACATTAGGTTCTCTTGGAAATTTGAGTAATACCGGAGGTTTACAAGCATTATCAAGAGTACAACCTCCGTTAACACCTTCTTTAACACCATCTCTCGCCAATCATTACCGGGAAGATTTGACACAGCATGTTCGTGCTTTTCCTGCTGATATTCTTGAAAAACAG GCACAGAAACTTAGTGAGGAAGCACATACAATGGGCAGTTTGCAGTGTACGAGAGTGTCCGCAGAATTGAAGACGGCACGATCGATAGTGAGGCTGACAGAAATCCAGGCAACGTTACAGGAACAAAG GATATTATTCCTCCGTCAACAAATTCAAACACTGGAGGAGTTAAAATCCCAAAATTCCTTCATGTCTGACGATTCTTAG
- the Wcy gene encoding WW domain-containing adapter protein with coiled-coil isoform X4 gives MVMHARKPQRISDGYFEKHQAHPYQNAKYSSSKGGYSSSTTSSDSRYEGRMRDSPNGNSYSPAGSLGMGMGTDRDSPRNYTSKPLYKKERENRDYKLSSSRDKYSDCARSLKDKRSRESRDSEHRTNHDRSSGEDKRGDERGGATERTARFGDWSEHMSSSGKKYYYNCKTEVSQWEKPREWINRTDNRQRQSSDYSSRSSHDKHSNSRSNSSSSMRDGKSSRQSDKREYWSLCSASGGSSRDDVSAREREREKERERERERERERERERDRERERERERERERERERERERERERERERESRECREEVSVERQTQDMDISPGDSTPTSEPLTSSCAHDPLPQGPVLLAAALPRLTSHPSSTTPQATGKLSSPTQQQGSSNAPGPPVSLANLPRLLSQITGNKEQPDITPQKALQTIQTAILLSRQQSVSGDRTNTGSDVMAPLKVDTSGNITSEGPPTPTHSETQDCIDARKLTSPGGTNSGVQGLSSLQSLSTLGSLGNLSNTGGLQALSRVQPPLTPSLTPSLANHYREDLTQHVRAFPADILEKQAQKLSEEAHTMGSLQCTRVSAELKTARSIVRLTEIQATLQEQRILFLRQQIQTLEELKSQNSFMSDDS, from the exons ATGGTAATGCATGCGAGGAAACCGCAAAGGATCAGCGATGG GTACTTCGAAAAGCACCAGGCCCATCCCTATCAG AACGCGAAATACAGCAGTTCTAAGGGTGGCTATTCCTCCTCGACTACGTCATCGGACAGTCGCTACGAGGGACGTATGCGCGACTCTCCAAATGGTAACTCTTACAGTCCAGCGGGCAGCTTGGGAATGGGCATGGGGACGGACCGGGACAGCCCTCGGAATTACACATCCAAGCCTCTTTacaagaaggagagagaaaatagaGACTATAAACTATCCTCCTCTAGAGACAAGTATTCTG ATTGTGCACGATCCCTAAAAGACAAGAGAAGCCGTGAGAGCAGGGATTCAGAACACAGGACCAACCACGATAGGAGTAGTGGGGAG GATAAACGTGGGGATGAACGAGGAGGAGCAACAGAACGAACAGCCAGATTTGGCGACTGGTCAGAACACATGAGTTCGTCAGGAAAGAAGTATTACTATAATTGTAAAACGGAAGTTTCTCAATGGGAAAAACCACGGGAGTGGATCAATCGGACAGATAATCGTCAACGCCAATCTAGTGACTATTCCTCTAGGTCAA GTCATGATAAACATTCCAACTCGCGATCAAATAGCAGTAGCAGCATGCGAGATGGTAAATCATCGCGACAGTCTGACAAACGAGAATACTGGAGTTTATGTAGTGCGAGCGGTGGCAGTAGCAGAGATGATGTTTCAGCaagggaaagagagcgggaaaaggaacgggaaagagaacgagaacgggaaagagaacgagagcgagaacgagaccgagaacgcgaacgcgaacgtgAACGTGAGCGCGAGCGTGAACGTGAACGAGAACGtgaaagagaacgagaacgagaacgGGAAAGAGAATCTAGAGAATGTAGAGAAGAAGTTAGCGTAGAACGCCAAACTCAAGATATGGATATCTCGCCAGGCGATTCTACACCAACTTCAGAACCTTTGACATCGTCCTGCGCTCACGATCCACTGCCACAGGGTCCTGTTCTTCTGGCCGCTG CGTTACCTCGATTAACATCACATCCATCGTCAACAACACCACAGGCAACAGGAAAACTTAGTTCGCCCACGCAACAACAGGGAAGCAGTAACGCTCCGGGTCCACCGGTGTCACTGGCAAATCTCCCAAGATTACTGTCACAAATTACGGGCAACAAGGAACAACCTGACATCACGCCACAGAAGGCATTACAAACAATTCAAACAGCTATTTTGTTATCCCGACAA CAGTCTGTTAGTGGGGATCGAACTAATACCGGAAGTGATGTGATGGCTCCATTAAAAGTTGATACAAGTGGCAATATTACCAGCGAGGGTCCACCTACTCCGACACATTCAGAAACCCAGGATTGTATCGACGCGCGAAAAT TGACGAGTCCTGGCGGGACGAATTCTGGAGTTCAAGGTTTAAGCTCCTTACAAAGTCTCAGTACATTAGGTTCTCTTGGAAATTTGAGTAATACCGGAGGTTTACAAGCATTATCAAGAGTACAACCTCCGTTAACACCTTCTTTAACACCATCTCTCGCCAATCATTACCGGGAAGATTTGACACAGCATGTTCGTGCTTTTCCTGCTGATATTCTTGAAAAACAG GCACAGAAACTTAGTGAGGAAGCACATACAATGGGCAGTTTGCAGTGTACGAGAGTGTCCGCAGAATTGAAGACGGCACGATCGATAGTGAGGCTGACAGAAATCCAGGCAACGTTACAGGAACAAAG GATATTATTCCTCCGTCAACAAATTCAAACACTGGAGGAGTTAAAATCCCAAAATTCCTTCATGTCTGACGATTCTTAG
- the Wcy gene encoding WW domain-containing adapter protein with coiled-coil isoform X1, whose amino-acid sequence MGIRSGAVPRGNDRDGGGHRATTSLAHGPLSYDSRYFEKHQAHPYQNAKYSSSKGGYSSSTTSSDSRYEGRMRDSPNGNSYSPAGSLGMGMGTDRDSPRNYTSKPLYKKERENRDYKLSSSRDKYSDCARSLKDKRSRESRDSEHRTNHDRSSGEILHPLKLSSNSSRESSSQRKPSHNSCQDKRGDERGGATERTARFGDWSEHMSSSGKKYYYNCKTEVSQWEKPREWINRTDNRQRQSSDYSSRSSHDKHSNSRSNSSSSMRDGKSSRQSDKREYWSLCSASGGSSRDDVSAREREREKERERERERERERERERDRERERERERERERERERERERERERERERESRECREEVSVERQTQDMDISPGDSTPTSEPLTSSCAHDPLPQGPVLLAAALPRLTSHPSSTTPQATGKLSSPTQQQGSSNAPGPPVSLANLPRLLSQITGNKEQPDITPQKALQTIQTAILLSRQQSVSGDRTNTGSDVMAPLKVDTSGNITSEGPPTPTHSETQDCIDARKLTSPGGTNSGVQGLSSLQSLSTLGSLGNLSNTGGLQALSRVQPPLTPSLTPSLANHYREDLTQHVRAFPADILEKQAQKLSEEAHTMGSLQCTRVSAELKTARSIVRLTEIQATLQEQRILFLRQQIQTLEELKSQNSFMSDDS is encoded by the exons ATGGGGATCCGCTCAGGCGCCGTTCCCCGTGGAAACGaccgcgacggcggcggccaCCGCGCCACGACTTCCCTCGCTCACGGCCCGTTGTCTTATGATTCCAGGTACTTCGAAAAGCACCAGGCCCATCCCTATCAG AACGCGAAATACAGCAGTTCTAAGGGTGGCTATTCCTCCTCGACTACGTCATCGGACAGTCGCTACGAGGGACGTATGCGCGACTCTCCAAATGGTAACTCTTACAGTCCAGCGGGCAGCTTGGGAATGGGCATGGGGACGGACCGGGACAGCCCTCGGAATTACACATCCAAGCCTCTTTacaagaaggagagagaaaatagaGACTATAAACTATCCTCCTCTAGAGACAAGTATTCTG ATTGTGCACGATCCCTAAAAGACAAGAGAAGCCGTGAGAGCAGGGATTCAGAACACAGGACCAACCACGATAGGAGTAGTGGGGAG ATCTTACATCCCTTAAAATTATCATCAAATTCATCAAGAGAATCTTCATCCCAGAGAAAACCATCACATAATTCCTGTCAG GATAAACGTGGGGATGAACGAGGAGGAGCAACAGAACGAACAGCCAGATTTGGCGACTGGTCAGAACACATGAGTTCGTCAGGAAAGAAGTATTACTATAATTGTAAAACGGAAGTTTCTCAATGGGAAAAACCACGGGAGTGGATCAATCGGACAGATAATCGTCAACGCCAATCTAGTGACTATTCCTCTAGGTCAA GTCATGATAAACATTCCAACTCGCGATCAAATAGCAGTAGCAGCATGCGAGATGGTAAATCATCGCGACAGTCTGACAAACGAGAATACTGGAGTTTATGTAGTGCGAGCGGTGGCAGTAGCAGAGATGATGTTTCAGCaagggaaagagagcgggaaaaggaacgggaaagagaacgagaacgggaaagagaacgagagcgagaacgagaccgagaacgcgaacgcgaacgtgAACGTGAGCGCGAGCGTGAACGTGAACGAGAACGtgaaagagaacgagaacgagaacgGGAAAGAGAATCTAGAGAATGTAGAGAAGAAGTTAGCGTAGAACGCCAAACTCAAGATATGGATATCTCGCCAGGCGATTCTACACCAACTTCAGAACCTTTGACATCGTCCTGCGCTCACGATCCACTGCCACAGGGTCCTGTTCTTCTGGCCGCTG CGTTACCTCGATTAACATCACATCCATCGTCAACAACACCACAGGCAACAGGAAAACTTAGTTCGCCCACGCAACAACAGGGAAGCAGTAACGCTCCGGGTCCACCGGTGTCACTGGCAAATCTCCCAAGATTACTGTCACAAATTACGGGCAACAAGGAACAACCTGACATCACGCCACAGAAGGCATTACAAACAATTCAAACAGCTATTTTGTTATCCCGACAA CAGTCTGTTAGTGGGGATCGAACTAATACCGGAAGTGATGTGATGGCTCCATTAAAAGTTGATACAAGTGGCAATATTACCAGCGAGGGTCCACCTACTCCGACACATTCAGAAACCCAGGATTGTATCGACGCGCGAAAAT TGACGAGTCCTGGCGGGACGAATTCTGGAGTTCAAGGTTTAAGCTCCTTACAAAGTCTCAGTACATTAGGTTCTCTTGGAAATTTGAGTAATACCGGAGGTTTACAAGCATTATCAAGAGTACAACCTCCGTTAACACCTTCTTTAACACCATCTCTCGCCAATCATTACCGGGAAGATTTGACACAGCATGTTCGTGCTTTTCCTGCTGATATTCTTGAAAAACAG GCACAGAAACTTAGTGAGGAAGCACATACAATGGGCAGTTTGCAGTGTACGAGAGTGTCCGCAGAATTGAAGACGGCACGATCGATAGTGAGGCTGACAGAAATCCAGGCAACGTTACAGGAACAAAG GATATTATTCCTCCGTCAACAAATTCAAACACTGGAGGAGTTAAAATCCCAAAATTCCTTCATGTCTGACGATTCTTAG
- the Wcy gene encoding WW domain-containing adapter protein with coiled-coil isoform X3, whose amino-acid sequence MKKNAKYSSSKGGYSSSTTSSDSRYEGRMRDSPNGNSYSPAGSLGMGMGTDRDSPRNYTSKPLYKKERENRDYKLSSSRDKYSDCARSLKDKRSRESRDSEHRTNHDRSSGEILHPLKLSSNSSRESSSQRKPSHNSCQDKRGDERGGATERTARFGDWSEHMSSSGKKYYYNCKTEVSQWEKPREWINRTDNRQRQSSDYSSRSSHDKHSNSRSNSSSSMRDGKSSRQSDKREYWSLCSASGGSSRDDVSAREREREKERERERERERERERERDRERERERERERERERERERERERERERERESRECREEVSVERQTQDMDISPGDSTPTSEPLTSSCAHDPLPQGPVLLAAALPRLTSHPSSTTPQATGKLSSPTQQQGSSNAPGPPVSLANLPRLLSQITGNKEQPDITPQKALQTIQTAILLSRQQSVSGDRTNTGSDVMAPLKVDTSGNITSEGPPTPTHSETQDCIDARKLTSPGGTNSGVQGLSSLQSLSTLGSLGNLSNTGGLQALSRVQPPLTPSLTPSLANHYREDLTQHVRAFPADILEKQAQKLSEEAHTMGSLQCTRVSAELKTARSIVRLTEIQATLQEQRILFLRQQIQTLEELKSQNSFMSDDS is encoded by the exons atgaaaaaa AACGCGAAATACAGCAGTTCTAAGGGTGGCTATTCCTCCTCGACTACGTCATCGGACAGTCGCTACGAGGGACGTATGCGCGACTCTCCAAATGGTAACTCTTACAGTCCAGCGGGCAGCTTGGGAATGGGCATGGGGACGGACCGGGACAGCCCTCGGAATTACACATCCAAGCCTCTTTacaagaaggagagagaaaatagaGACTATAAACTATCCTCCTCTAGAGACAAGTATTCTG ATTGTGCACGATCCCTAAAAGACAAGAGAAGCCGTGAGAGCAGGGATTCAGAACACAGGACCAACCACGATAGGAGTAGTGGGGAG ATCTTACATCCCTTAAAATTATCATCAAATTCATCAAGAGAATCTTCATCCCAGAGAAAACCATCACATAATTCCTGTCAG GATAAACGTGGGGATGAACGAGGAGGAGCAACAGAACGAACAGCCAGATTTGGCGACTGGTCAGAACACATGAGTTCGTCAGGAAAGAAGTATTACTATAATTGTAAAACGGAAGTTTCTCAATGGGAAAAACCACGGGAGTGGATCAATCGGACAGATAATCGTCAACGCCAATCTAGTGACTATTCCTCTAGGTCAA GTCATGATAAACATTCCAACTCGCGATCAAATAGCAGTAGCAGCATGCGAGATGGTAAATCATCGCGACAGTCTGACAAACGAGAATACTGGAGTTTATGTAGTGCGAGCGGTGGCAGTAGCAGAGATGATGTTTCAGCaagggaaagagagcgggaaaaggaacgggaaagagaacgagaacgggaaagagaacgagagcgagaacgagaccgagaacgcgaacgcgaacgtgAACGTGAGCGCGAGCGTGAACGTGAACGAGAACGtgaaagagaacgagaacgagaacgGGAAAGAGAATCTAGAGAATGTAGAGAAGAAGTTAGCGTAGAACGCCAAACTCAAGATATGGATATCTCGCCAGGCGATTCTACACCAACTTCAGAACCTTTGACATCGTCCTGCGCTCACGATCCACTGCCACAGGGTCCTGTTCTTCTGGCCGCTG CGTTACCTCGATTAACATCACATCCATCGTCAACAACACCACAGGCAACAGGAAAACTTAGTTCGCCCACGCAACAACAGGGAAGCAGTAACGCTCCGGGTCCACCGGTGTCACTGGCAAATCTCCCAAGATTACTGTCACAAATTACGGGCAACAAGGAACAACCTGACATCACGCCACAGAAGGCATTACAAACAATTCAAACAGCTATTTTGTTATCCCGACAA CAGTCTGTTAGTGGGGATCGAACTAATACCGGAAGTGATGTGATGGCTCCATTAAAAGTTGATACAAGTGGCAATATTACCAGCGAGGGTCCACCTACTCCGACACATTCAGAAACCCAGGATTGTATCGACGCGCGAAAAT TGACGAGTCCTGGCGGGACGAATTCTGGAGTTCAAGGTTTAAGCTCCTTACAAAGTCTCAGTACATTAGGTTCTCTTGGAAATTTGAGTAATACCGGAGGTTTACAAGCATTATCAAGAGTACAACCTCCGTTAACACCTTCTTTAACACCATCTCTCGCCAATCATTACCGGGAAGATTTGACACAGCATGTTCGTGCTTTTCCTGCTGATATTCTTGAAAAACAG GCACAGAAACTTAGTGAGGAAGCACATACAATGGGCAGTTTGCAGTGTACGAGAGTGTCCGCAGAATTGAAGACGGCACGATCGATAGTGAGGCTGACAGAAATCCAGGCAACGTTACAGGAACAAAG GATATTATTCCTCCGTCAACAAATTCAAACACTGGAGGAGTTAAAATCCCAAAATTCCTTCATGTCTGACGATTCTTAG
- the Wcy gene encoding WW domain-containing adapter protein with coiled-coil isoform X5 — MRDSPNGNSYSPAGSLGMGMGTDRDSPRNYTSKPLYKKERENRDYKLSSSRDKYSDCARSLKDKRSRESRDSEHRTNHDRSSGEILHPLKLSSNSSRESSSQRKPSHNSCQDKRGDERGGATERTARFGDWSEHMSSSGKKYYYNCKTEVSQWEKPREWINRTDNRQRQSSDYSSRSSHDKHSNSRSNSSSSMRDGKSSRQSDKREYWSLCSASGGSSRDDVSAREREREKERERERERERERERERDRERERERERERERERERERERERERERERESRECREEVSVERQTQDMDISPGDSTPTSEPLTSSCAHDPLPQGPVLLAAALPRLTSHPSSTTPQATGKLSSPTQQQGSSNAPGPPVSLANLPRLLSQITGNKEQPDITPQKALQTIQTAILLSRQQSVSGDRTNTGSDVMAPLKVDTSGNITSEGPPTPTHSETQDCIDARKLTSPGGTNSGVQGLSSLQSLSTLGSLGNLSNTGGLQALSRVQPPLTPSLTPSLANHYREDLTQHVRAFPADILEKQAQKLSEEAHTMGSLQCTRVSAELKTARSIVRLTEIQATLQEQRILFLRQQIQTLEELKSQNSFMSDDS; from the exons ATGCGCGACTCTCCAAATGGTAACTCTTACAGTCCAGCGGGCAGCTTGGGAATGGGCATGGGGACGGACCGGGACAGCCCTCGGAATTACACATCCAAGCCTCTTTacaagaaggagagagaaaatagaGACTATAAACTATCCTCCTCTAGAGACAAGTATTCTG ATTGTGCACGATCCCTAAAAGACAAGAGAAGCCGTGAGAGCAGGGATTCAGAACACAGGACCAACCACGATAGGAGTAGTGGGGAG ATCTTACATCCCTTAAAATTATCATCAAATTCATCAAGAGAATCTTCATCCCAGAGAAAACCATCACATAATTCCTGTCAG GATAAACGTGGGGATGAACGAGGAGGAGCAACAGAACGAACAGCCAGATTTGGCGACTGGTCAGAACACATGAGTTCGTCAGGAAAGAAGTATTACTATAATTGTAAAACGGAAGTTTCTCAATGGGAAAAACCACGGGAGTGGATCAATCGGACAGATAATCGTCAACGCCAATCTAGTGACTATTCCTCTAGGTCAA GTCATGATAAACATTCCAACTCGCGATCAAATAGCAGTAGCAGCATGCGAGATGGTAAATCATCGCGACAGTCTGACAAACGAGAATACTGGAGTTTATGTAGTGCGAGCGGTGGCAGTAGCAGAGATGATGTTTCAGCaagggaaagagagcgggaaaaggaacgggaaagagaacgagaacgggaaagagaacgagagcgagaacgagaccgagaacgcgaacgcgaacgtgAACGTGAGCGCGAGCGTGAACGTGAACGAGAACGtgaaagagaacgagaacgagaacgGGAAAGAGAATCTAGAGAATGTAGAGAAGAAGTTAGCGTAGAACGCCAAACTCAAGATATGGATATCTCGCCAGGCGATTCTACACCAACTTCAGAACCTTTGACATCGTCCTGCGCTCACGATCCACTGCCACAGGGTCCTGTTCTTCTGGCCGCTG CGTTACCTCGATTAACATCACATCCATCGTCAACAACACCACAGGCAACAGGAAAACTTAGTTCGCCCACGCAACAACAGGGAAGCAGTAACGCTCCGGGTCCACCGGTGTCACTGGCAAATCTCCCAAGATTACTGTCACAAATTACGGGCAACAAGGAACAACCTGACATCACGCCACAGAAGGCATTACAAACAATTCAAACAGCTATTTTGTTATCCCGACAA CAGTCTGTTAGTGGGGATCGAACTAATACCGGAAGTGATGTGATGGCTCCATTAAAAGTTGATACAAGTGGCAATATTACCAGCGAGGGTCCACCTACTCCGACACATTCAGAAACCCAGGATTGTATCGACGCGCGAAAAT TGACGAGTCCTGGCGGGACGAATTCTGGAGTTCAAGGTTTAAGCTCCTTACAAAGTCTCAGTACATTAGGTTCTCTTGGAAATTTGAGTAATACCGGAGGTTTACAAGCATTATCAAGAGTACAACCTCCGTTAACACCTTCTTTAACACCATCTCTCGCCAATCATTACCGGGAAGATTTGACACAGCATGTTCGTGCTTTTCCTGCTGATATTCTTGAAAAACAG GCACAGAAACTTAGTGAGGAAGCACATACAATGGGCAGTTTGCAGTGTACGAGAGTGTCCGCAGAATTGAAGACGGCACGATCGATAGTGAGGCTGACAGAAATCCAGGCAACGTTACAGGAACAAAG GATATTATTCCTCCGTCAACAAATTCAAACACTGGAGGAGTTAAAATCCCAAAATTCCTTCATGTCTGACGATTCTTAG